The genomic stretch CACAAAAAGGCCCCATGGATTAAGATCAACCAAGACTACAAATACCGAGAGGAATCGGTGTCCTACGGCGGGAAACGTCAGAGATGGATTATAGTTAATAATCGAGAGGCCAGGTATAAGGAGTTGAGCACACTCCAACGAAATTTGGACAAGGAAGAATGGCTCCTTGAGAAAAAGACAAAAAGCCTTATGAATACGGTTTTTCAAAGCCGCGAGACCTTGAATAGTGAGTTCAAAAGAATCGTTAAGCGACATCCTCTGTTTGAGCTGAGAAAAACAATCATTGGCCATTACAAAAGACGTCGAGGTAAAAAGCGCCCGATTCAGTCCGGATATAAGGTCATCATAGGATTTTCAAGGCACGAAAAGCTGATTAAGAAATTAGAAAATAAGAGGGGAAAGTTTATCATAGGAACCAATGACTTGGATCCAAAATTAACTCCTGAAAGAATTGTTGAAGTCTACGGTGGGCGAAACCAGAACATTGAAGGTTGCTTCAAATTTATCAAGGATTCAAGCTTTAGGCTGAACGAAGTATTTCTAAAACGTGTCGATCGAATCGAGTCCTTAATGGCGATCATGGCTCTATCGCTATTTGTAAATAACCTCGGGCAATTGAAGCTGAGAGAAGCGTTGAAGACCAAGCAGCTCAGTTTGCCAAGTCAAAACGGAAAAAGAACTCAAAGTCCGACCTTAAAATGGGCCTTTCAAACGATGAGAAATATCATCAAGGTACGAGTAAATATTTTTGGGCGCATCTATGAAGAGTTCAAAGGGCTCGAGGCCGCTCAGCGAATTATCATCGAGTGCTTCGGTTCGAGCGCCAAAATGATCTACGGCAGCAGCCCTTAGCTCCTTCAAATCGAAGCTAGATTCAAATGACCTCTGATCCCATTTCTTTGGGAAGGGGAGAGCTCCGTTCGGACTCCTTAGAATTGCTCTAGAAAACCCAAAACTTTAACCCGCCAGATAAAATTGAACAGATGGACGTTGAATTCGACCCATTTCTGCCCTCGACCAACAAAAGTTTGGAGGTGGATTTGAAGTTCAACTGCGAAATGTCAGAATATAGGTTATCCCGTCTCAATTAGGGGACCGAGATGGCGCAGACAAATCTTACAAAGGTGAGCTCGTTATGTGAGATTAGCCAGCACAGGGTGTGATACGGGACATCCGCACCCGCCTACACGTGTATGAGGCCAACCTTTTTCAAGTCTATACGGGCATTCGCAAAGCCGTTCATGAACTGGTTGAAATCGCCTAGCTGACAAAAAGTAGTTGATAACCCAGATAGGCCCTCATCAACCTGCAACTTGCGGTTATTTAATACCAGCGCTTCACCTTGCGCACACTGTTATTGTCAGAGTCAGATATAAATAAATTGCCTTCGCTATCAAAGGCAAGACTGGTCGGATAGGAGATACTGGCCGAAGTGGCGACAACTCCCTCTTGGGAAAGGTCGAGAGTTGTGCGCGCTAATCCCCCACCGCTTGAGCCCATCACTAAGGAAGCAGATCCTGACAATCTATCTCTACATTTTACAAAAGAAAGGTTGGAAGAAGTGCTAAATGAGCTGTAGCAAATTTGCTCAGCATTCGCCGTAAGACCATACAAAGTATTCGAGCTCAGTGCCGCATCCTGATAAAGGCTTTTCAAATAGTTGGCTGGGACTGTCACTCCCATGACATTGACGGATGATCCCGTATCATTGATATATTTAATTTTTCTGTTGGCTGAATCGAGCAAATAGTAGCCACCCGCCACGAGGGGATCAGCAATGATTTTAGTTGGTACCCCGAATCGAGCTGACAAAAGAGGGCTATCGATATCTCCAGTGGTGCCACAGGTGCCAGCAAAATCAGCTATCACACCGAAGGGATCAATTTTTGCGATACAATAAGCCGCATTTAGTCCCACCAAAAGTCCCCCACCACTTTCAAACTCAATCGTTTTGGGATCCACAATTTCTGAAATAGCGGGATTGTAATTCACATAAGTTCCACAAGTTGAGGTCCCCGCCACCCGACTTATCTTAAAAGGATTCACATTAACATTGAACAAAGAAGCGAGTCCCCCAGTTCGATTGTAGGCTCTAATTCGGCAGGTGCTCGATGTGGCCGTCGCATAGACAAGGGTACTGGCGCTGACCGTGAAGTCCTGAAGTTTATTGGCAGCAATCAAATTAGATAAGGGGTCAAGATCATCGATTGAATCAGCAGATCCCCCCCCACCAATATAGGTTTCTAAATATCCAGTCCCTAAATCCAAGCGACGAACTTCTGTCGAACTGGGCATATCCCCAATCAACAGGCTATTGGTCAATGCGTCGTAACTCAATTGTTTCGGAAAACTCAACAGAGAGCTCGCCGCCGCGTGAGCTGTCGAATTTATTTTGCCACCTCGGCCCAATCCAGTTCCAACAACTCCATTGATAAGATTGCTAGTGAAGTTGAGTTCCTCAATGTAACCATTTTGATTGTCAGCGACCAACAATCGATTACCCTCTAAAATCATGTCTTTTGGATAGTACAATTCAGAGGCAAGAGCTGGTCCCCCAAAGCTCGGGACCCCCAAGGTCCCTGTTCCCCAAATTGGACCTCCCATATAACCGCTAATACTTTGCCCACCCCAGACAAGGGGCGATGGGGAGTTATTTAGATAAGTAATTCGCGCACCGGTTGAATAGCTGATAAAAAAGCCCCTCACGATGGAAGGATCGTCAATCGTTAGAAAAGCCGGCATCGGAAATTGATTTGCCAGAGCAGTCATTTCAGAGGGATTGCCTGAGGTGCAGCCGCCAGCCATTCCCGCAATGGTACCGACGTTGCTTGAAAACACTGTGCTTGCCCCTCCAAAAAAGCTAATGGAGCCTCCCGTGGTATTTAAAACTCTTAAAGCACAAACGCCAGTATTGTACTCGACCCAATACATATTGCCCGAGTTATCAAAGGCAATATCCATCGGCTTTTGAATCGTCGCACTGCCAGCGGGCCCATTGGTATTTCCAGCTGCACCAGTACCCACCACGGTATAGGCCAGTCCATTGGATAAATCGACACGCTTAATTCGATAAATAGTGGAACAGCCCACATACAAATTGTTCCCATAAATAGCCAAGCCATAGGGGCCATTGCAAGCTTGGGTGGTGCCTGAAGTGCCATCCGTGTGACCTCCAGATGGTCCCAAGACAATGCTGACAGTTCCAGCGCTGGTCACGGAAAACACAGCATTCTGAGTGGTGGTTGTGTAGTAAAGAGTCTGAGTGGTCGAATCCCAAGCCATGCTATTGACAATGTTGATAGGCATATTGGCTGCTGTCCCCGAGGTGGCATTACTCACTCCACCCGTACCCACCAGAACCTTCATCTGACCAGGAGCTATCGCGGTTCCCAATTTTGTGACCGCAGAAGAGCTGGTATTGTAAAACCATATGAGACGATTGCCCGTATCACTGACAAAATATCCGTAACCGGAATCCTCAGCTAATGCCCACGGTTCTATCCTTAAACGACTCGCCTCAAGCGGAAGGATCGCACCGTTTCCGACGTCCGGCTGACCCACCACCGTGCAAACCTCGCCGCCCTTTAGTTTGTTACATGCCGAGCTAAATCCATTGACCGTGATATTCCAAGAGTGTGAAACCGTGGTCGTGCCATCGGTGACGCTCACTTTGAGCATATTGGACCCCAAAAAGGATGAATTTGAATTAAAAGTTGCCGTAGCACCCGAAGCCGTGAGAGCGGCATTGGCGGAATTGTTCAAGGTCCAAGAATAGGCAAAGGTCCCCGAACCACCTGAAGCATTGGCGGATAAACTGAGTGATTTATCGACTGTCACAAAATCAGAAGTCCCAGAGGGCGATATCGGTGTGACGGTCAGTGGTCCCCCG from Bdellovibrionales bacterium encodes the following:
- a CDS encoding IS1634 family transposase codes for the protein MWKVQITKIGFMERLRGVDLDMLNDDVLGRSLDAIHAYGPSKFFSDLVFSTLLKNKLVSKFIHMDSTSHSFFVKKYSKDSGIEVRYGHSKGRKDLTQLVQLLMTTDQGIPFWSKTYSGNANDREIFQQSVQSVNEYFKTCGFADEVCVVSDSALYSKKFLLNKDITGSWMARVPESIKRAKQLVESDHKKAPWIKINQDYKYREESVSYGGKRQRWIIVNNREARYKELSTLQRNLDKEEWLLEKKTKSLMNTVFQSRETLNSEFKRIVKRHPLFELRKTIIGHYKRRRGKKRPIQSGYKVIIGFSRHEKLIKKLENKRGKFIIGTNDLDPKLTPERIVEVYGGRNQNIEGCFKFIKDSSFRLNEVFLKRVDRIESLMAIMALSLFVNNLGQLKLREALKTKQLSLPSQNGKRTQSPTLKWAFQTMRNIIKVRVNIFGRIYEEFKGLEAAQRIIIECFGSSAKMIYGSSP